The following proteins come from a genomic window of Canis lupus baileyi chromosome 20, mCanLup2.hap1, whole genome shotgun sequence:
- the MMADHC gene encoding cobalamin trafficking protein CblD isoform X1, whose protein sequence is MSEDRMKKKEHLGWNSEYSVKGEKTDSEVIKWLESFHTLVLCNRARLVSYVPGFCSLVKRVVSPKAFSTAGSSGSDESHVATAPPDICSRTVWPDETMGPFGPQDQRFQLPGNIGFDCHLNGTTSQKKSQLHKTLPDVLAEPLSSERHEFVMAQYVNEFQGNNAPVEQEISSAETYFENAKVECAIQTCPELLRRDFESLFPEGATNKLMILTITQKTKNDMTVWSEEVENEREMLLEKFINGAKEICYALRAEGYWADFIDPSSGLAFFGPYTNNTLFETDERYRHLGFSVDDLGCCKVIRHRLWGTHVVVGSIFTNATPDSHIMKKLGGNQQ, encoded by the exons ATGTCTGAAGATAG gatgaaaaaaaaagaacacctggGTTGGAATTCAGAGTACTCTGTGAAAGGGGAAAAGACTGATTCTGAAGTTATCAAATGGCTAGAGTCTTTCCACACCCTG gTGCTCTGTAATAGAGCCAGACTGGTTTCCTATGTCCCAGGATTTTGCTCTTTAGTTAAAAGGGTTGTCAGTCCCAAAGCCTTTTCAACAGCAGGATCTTCAGGTTCTGATGAGTCTCATGTGGCCACTGCACCGCCAGATATAT GTTCTCGAACAGTATGGCCTGATGAAACTATGGGACCATTTGGACCTCAAGATCAGAGATTCCAGCTTCCTGGGAACATAGGTTTTGATTGTCATCTCAATGGGACTACATCACAAAAGAAAAGCCAACTTCATAAAACTTTACCTGATGTTCTAGCAGAACCTTTATCAAGTGAAAGGCACGAGTTTGTGATGGCACAGTATGTGAATGAATTTCAG GGTAATAATGCACCTGTTGAACAAGAAATCAGCAGTGCAGAAACTTACTTTGAAAATGCCAAAGTAGAGTGTGCGATCCAAACGTGTCCAGAATTGCTGCGAAGAG attttgagtCCCTGTTTCCAGAAGGAGCCACCAACAAACTAATGATTCTCACTATAACACAGAAAACTAAGAATGATATGACTGTTTGGAGCGAAGAggtagaaaatgaaagagaaatgctTTTAGAAAAG TTCATTAATGGCGCTAAGGAAATTTGCTATGCTCTTCGAGCTGAAGGCTATTGGGCTGACTTTATTGACCCATCATCTGGTTTGGCA TTTTTTGGACCATATACAAACAACACTCTTTTTGAAACAGATGAACGCTATCGACATTTAGGATTCTCTGTGGATGATCTTGGCTGCTGTAAAGTGATTCGTCATAGGCTCTGGGGTACCCATGTGGTTGTAGGAAGTATCTTCACTAATGCAACACCAGACAGCCATATTATGAAGAAGTTAGGTGGAAACCAACAGTAA
- the MMADHC gene encoding cobalamin trafficking protein CblD isoform X2 — MATVLCNRARLVSYVPGFCSLVKRVVSPKAFSTAGSSGSDESHVATAPPDICSRTVWPDETMGPFGPQDQRFQLPGNIGFDCHLNGTTSQKKSQLHKTLPDVLAEPLSSERHEFVMAQYVNEFQGNNAPVEQEISSAETYFENAKVECAIQTCPELLRRDFESLFPEGATNKLMILTITQKTKNDMTVWSEEVENEREMLLEKFINGAKEICYALRAEGYWADFIDPSSGLAFFGPYTNNTLFETDERYRHLGFSVDDLGCCKVIRHRLWGTHVVVGSIFTNATPDSHIMKKLGGNQQ; from the exons ATGGCCACC gTGCTCTGTAATAGAGCCAGACTGGTTTCCTATGTCCCAGGATTTTGCTCTTTAGTTAAAAGGGTTGTCAGTCCCAAAGCCTTTTCAACAGCAGGATCTTCAGGTTCTGATGAGTCTCATGTGGCCACTGCACCGCCAGATATAT GTTCTCGAACAGTATGGCCTGATGAAACTATGGGACCATTTGGACCTCAAGATCAGAGATTCCAGCTTCCTGGGAACATAGGTTTTGATTGTCATCTCAATGGGACTACATCACAAAAGAAAAGCCAACTTCATAAAACTTTACCTGATGTTCTAGCAGAACCTTTATCAAGTGAAAGGCACGAGTTTGTGATGGCACAGTATGTGAATGAATTTCAG GGTAATAATGCACCTGTTGAACAAGAAATCAGCAGTGCAGAAACTTACTTTGAAAATGCCAAAGTAGAGTGTGCGATCCAAACGTGTCCAGAATTGCTGCGAAGAG attttgagtCCCTGTTTCCAGAAGGAGCCACCAACAAACTAATGATTCTCACTATAACACAGAAAACTAAGAATGATATGACTGTTTGGAGCGAAGAggtagaaaatgaaagagaaatgctTTTAGAAAAG TTCATTAATGGCGCTAAGGAAATTTGCTATGCTCTTCGAGCTGAAGGCTATTGGGCTGACTTTATTGACCCATCATCTGGTTTGGCA TTTTTTGGACCATATACAAACAACACTCTTTTTGAAACAGATGAACGCTATCGACATTTAGGATTCTCTGTGGATGATCTTGGCTGCTGTAAAGTGATTCGTCATAGGCTCTGGGGTACCCATGTGGTTGTAGGAAGTATCTTCACTAATGCAACACCAGACAGCCATATTATGAAGAAGTTAGGTGGAAACCAACAGTAA